The Chlorocebus sabaeus isolate Y175 chromosome 16, mChlSab1.0.hap1, whole genome shotgun sequence genome window below encodes:
- the CHD3 gene encoding chromodomain-helicase-DNA-binding protein 3 isoform X1, giving the protein MASPLRDEEEEEEEMVVSEEEEEEEEEGDEEEEEVEAADEDDEEDDDEGVLGRGPGHDRGRDRHSPPGCHLFPPPPPPPPPPLPPPPPPPPPDKDDIRLLPSALGVKKRKRGPKKQKENKPGKPRKRKKRDSEEEFGSERDEYREKSESGGSEYGTGPGRKRRRKHREKKEKKTKRRKKGEGDGGQKQVEQKSSATLLLTWGLEDVEHVFSEEDYHTLTNYKAFSQFMRPLIAKKNPKIPMSKMMTILGAKWREFSANNPFKGSAAAVAAAAAAAAAAVAEQVSAAVSSATPIAPSGPPALPPPPAADIQPPPIRRAKTKEGKGPGHKRRSKSPRVPDGRKKLRGKKMAPLKIKLGLLGGKRKKGGSYVFQSDEGPEPEAEESDLDSGSVHSASGRPDGPVRTKKLKRGRPGRKKKKVLGCPAVAGEEEVDGYETDHQDYCEVCQQGGEIILCDTCPRAYHLVCLDPELDRAPEGKWSCPHCEKEGVQWEAKEEEEEYDEEGEEEGEKEEEDDHMEYCRVCKDGGELLCCDACISSYHIHCLNPPLPDIPNGEWLCPRCTCPVLKGRVQKILHWRWGEPPVAVPAPQQADGNPDVPAPRPLQGRSEREFFVKWVGLSYWHCSWAKELQLEIFHLVMYRNYQRKNDMDEPPPLDYGSGEDDGKSDKRKVKDPHYAEMEEKYYRFGIKPEWMTVHRIINHSVDKKGNYHYLVKWRDLPYDQSTWEEDEMNIPEYEEHKQSYWRHRELIMGEDPAQPRKYKKKKKELQGDGPPSSPTNDPTVKYETQPRFITATGGTLHMYQLEGLNWLRFSWAQGTDTILADEMGLGKTIQTIVFLYSLYKEGHTKGPFLVSAPLSTIINWEREFQMWAPKFYVVTYTGDKDSRAIIRENEFSFEDNAIKGGKKAFKMKREAQVKFHVLLTSYELITIDQAALGSIRWACLVVDEAHRLKNNQSKFFRVLNGYKIDHKLLLTGTPLQNNLEELFHLLNFLTPERFNNLEGFLEEFADISKEDQIKKLHDLLGPHMLRRLKADVFKNMPAKTELIVRVELSPMQKKYYKYILTRNFEALNSRGGGNQVSLLNIMMDLKKCCNHPYLFPVAAMESPKLPSGAYEGGALIKSSGKLMLLQKMLRKLKEQGHRVLIFSQMTKMLDLLEDFLDYEGYKYERIDGGITGALRQEAIDRFNAPGAQQFCFLLSTRAGGLGINLATADTVIIFDSDWNPHNDIQAFSRAHRIGQANKVMIYRFVTRASVEERITQVAKRKMMLTHLVVRPGLGSKAGSMSKQELDDILKFGTEELFKDENEGENKEEDSSVIHYDNEAIARLLDRNQDATEDTDVQNMNEYLSSFKVAQYVVREEDKIEEIEREIIKQEENVDPDYWEKLLRHHYEQQQEDLARNLGKGKRVRKQVNYNDAAQEDQDNQSEYSVGSEEEDEDFDERPEGRRQSKRQLRNEKDKPLPPLLARVGGNIEVLGFNTRQRKAFLNAVMRWGMPPQDAFTTQWLVRDLRGKTEKEFKAYVSLFMRHLCEPGADGSETFADGVPREGLSRQQVLTRIGVMSLVKKKVQEFEHINGRWSMPELMPDPSADSKRSSRASSPTKTSPTTPEASATNSPCTSKPATPAPSEKGEGIRTPLEKEEAENQEEKPEKNSRIGEKMDTEVDAPSPAPSLGERLEPRKIPLEDEVPGVPGEMELEPGYRGDREKSATESTPGERGEEKPMDGQEHRERPEGETGDLGKRAEDVKGDRELRPGPRDEPRSNGRREEKTEKPRFMFNIADGGFTELHTLWQNEERAAISSGKLNEIWHRRHDYWLLAGIVLHGYARWQDIQNDAQFAIINEPFKTEANKGNFLEMKNKFLARRFKLLEQALVIEEQLRRAAYLNLSQEPAHPAMALHARFAEAECLAESHQHLSKESLAGNKPANAVLHKGKGRGGPARGRAHNAASEPAGGVAERHEGGRDPPASHAIPNTPHRSPPSDVRAQHPQPAGQQGHGASPHTGLPPGSLRYTSGVRGSLQRRTRRGPGRRRRQLQPDACRVLHHSRHQRPSSAGEEGEGNGGGIGVRRAGSEGAPSRGGDLYRRLTGSQACPSPRPRPRGRPPAQVLGPAASPPPSPPLGPSLG; this is encoded by the exons ATGGCTTCCCCTCTGagggacgaggaggaggaggaggaggagatggtggtgtcggaggaggaagaagaggaggaagaagagggcgacgaggaggaggaggaggtggaggcggCCGACGAGGACGATGAGGAGGACGACGACGAGGGAGTACTCGGGCGCGGGCCGGGCCACGACCGGGGCCGCGACCGCCACAGCCCCCCCGGCTGCCACCTcttcccgccgccgccgccgccgccgccgccaccgctgcccccgccgccgccgcccccgccgccaG ATAAGGATGACATTCGGCTGCTGCCTTCAGCATTGGGTGTGAAGAAGAGAAAACGAGGACCCAAGAAGCAGAAGGAGAACAAGCCAGGAAAACCCCGAAAACGCAAGAAGCGT gaCAGTGAGGAGGAATTTGGTTCTGAGCGAGATGAGTACCGGGAGAAGTCAGAGAGTGGGGGCAGTGAATATGGAACCGGACCAGGTCGGAAACGAAGAAGGAAGCACcgagaaaaaaaggagaagaagacaAAGCGGCGGAAAAAGGGGGAGGGAGATGGGGGGCAAAAG CAAGTGGAACAGAAGTCATCAGCAACTCTGCTTCTGACCTGGGGCCTGGAGGATGTGGAGCATGTGTTCTCTGAGGAGGATTACCACACACTCACCAACTACAAAGCCTTCAGCCAGTTCATGAG GCCCCTGATTGCTAAGAAGAATCCTAAGATCCCAATGTCTAAGATGATGACCATCCTTGGGGCCAAATGGAGAGAGTTCAGCGCCAACAACCCCTTCAAGGGGTCAGCAGCTGCTGtggcggcggcagcggcagcagcagcagcagctgtagCTGAGCAGGTGTCAGCTGCTGTCTCATCGGCCACCCCCATAGCACCCTCCGGACCCCCCGCCCTTCCACCACCCCCTGCTGCTGATATCCAGCCCCCACCCATCCGAAGAGCCAAAACCAAAGAGGGCAAAG GTCCAGGCCATAAGAGGCGGAGTAAGAGCCCCCGAGTGCCTGATGGACGCAAGAAGCTTCGGGGAAAGAAAATGGCACCGCTCAAAATAAAACTAGGGCTGCTGGGtggcaagaggaagaaaggaggctcG TATGTTTTTCAGAGTGACGAAGGTCCTGAACCAGAGGCTGAGGAGTCAGACCTGGACAGTGGCAGTGTCCACAGTGCCTCAGGCCGGCCTGATGGCCCTGTCCGCACCAAGAAACTAAAGAGAGGCCGgccaggaaggaagaagaagaagg TCCTGGGCTGTCCTGCAGTGgccggggaggaggaggttgaTGGCTACGAGACGGATCACCAGGATTACTGTGAGGTGTGCCAGCAGGGTGGGGAAATTATTCTGTGTGACACCTGCCCTCGTGCCTACCACCTCGTCTGCCTTGATCCTGAGCTTGACCGGGCTCCCGAGGGCAAATGGAGCTGCCCTCACTGT GAGAAGGAGGGGGTCcagtgggaggccaaggaggaagaggaggaatacgatgaggagggagaggaggaaggggagaaggaggaggaggatgatcaCATGGAGTACTGCCGCGTGTGCAAGGACGGCGGGGAGCTGCTGTGCTGTGACGCGTGCATCTCTTCCTACCACATTCATTGTCTAAACCCTCCCCTGCCTGACATTCCCAATGGTGAATGGCTGTGTCCCCGATGCACA TGCCCTGTGCTGAAGGGTCGAGTGCAGAAGATCCTGCATTGGCGGTGGGGGGAGCCGCCTGTAGCAGTGCCAGCCCCTCAACAGGCAGACGGGAATCCAGATGTCCCAGCCCCGCGTCCTCTTCAAGGCAGATCAGAGCGAGAGTTCTTTGTCAAGTGGGTGGGACTATCCTACTGGCACTGCTCCTGGGCCAAGGAGCTTCAG CTGGAAATCTTCCATTTGGTTATGTACCGAAACTACCAGCGGAAGAATGACATGGATGAGCCCCCGCCCCTGGACTATGGCTCCGGCGAGGATGATGGGAAGAGTGACAAGCGTAAAGTGAAAGACCCACACTATGCTGAGATGGAGGAGAAGTACTATCGTTTTGGCATCAAGCCAGAGTGGATGACTGTCCACCGTATCATCAACCACAG TGTGGATAAAAAGGGGAATTACCACTATCTAGTAAAATGGAGGGACTTGCCATATGACCAGTCCACGTGGGAGGAAGATGAAATGAATATCCCTGAATATGAAGAACATAAGCAAAGCTACTGGAGACACCG AGAACTAATTATGGGGGAAGACCCTGCCCAGCCCCGGAagtataagaagaagaagaaggagctACAGGGTGATGGGCCTCCCAGTTCTCCCACTAATGAT CCTACCGTGAAATATGAGACTCAGCCACGGTTTATCACAGCCACTGGAGGCACCCTGCACATGTACCAGCTGGAAGGGCTGAACTGGCTGCGCTTCTCCTGGGCCCAGGGCACTGATACCATTCTAGCTGATGAGATGGGGCTGGGCAAGACCATACAAACTATTGTCTTCCTCTACTCACTCTATAAGGAG GGCCACACAAAAGGTCCCTTCCTGGTGAGTGCCCCACTCTCTACCATCATTAACTGGGAGCGGGAGTTCCAGATGTGGGCACCCAAATTCTATGTGGTGACATACACGGGTGACAAGGATAGCCGGGCCATCATTCGTGAGAATGAATTCTCCTTTGAGGACAATGCCATCAAAGGGGGCAAGAAAGCTTTTAAGATGAAG AGGGAGGCACAGGTGAAGTTCCACGTTCTCCTGACATCGTATGAGCTGATCACCATTGATCAGGCAGCACTCGGTTCTATCCGCTGGGCCTGTCTTGTGGTAGATGAGGCCCATCGACTCAAGAACAACCAGTCCAAG TTTTTCAGGGTTCTCAATGGTTACAAGATAGATCATAAGTTGCTGCTGACAGGAACCCCATTGCAGAATAATCTGGAGGAGCTCTTCCATCTCCTGAACTTCCTCACCCCAGAGAGATTTAA CAACttggagggcttcctggaggaattTGCTGACATATCCAAAGAGGACCAGATCAAGAAACTGCATGATTTGCTGGGGCCACATATGCTACGGAGGCTCAAGGCAGATGTCTTTAAGAACATGCCAGCCAAGACAGAGCTCATCGTTCGAGTGGAGCTAAGCCCCATGCAGAA GAAATACTACAAGTACATCCTGACTCGAAATTTTGAGGCCTTGAATTCACGAGGTGGTGGGAACCAGGTGTCGCTGCTTAATATCATGATGGATCTTAAGAAGTGCTGCAACCATCCATACCTTTTTCCCGTGGCTGCTATG GAATCCCCCAAACTCCCCAGTGGGGCTTATGAGGGTGGGGCACTTATTAAGTCATCTGGGAAGCTCATGCTGCTCCAGAAGATGCTGCGAAAGCTGAAGGAGCAAGGACACCGAGTACTCATCTTCTCGCAG ATGACCAAAATGTTAGACTTGCTTGAGGACTTCTTAGACTATGAAGGCTACAAGTATGAACGCATCGATGGTGGCATCACTGGTGCCCTGAGGCAGGAGGCCATCGATCGGTTTAATG CTCCTGGAGCCCAACAATTCTGCTTCCTCCTGTCCACCCGAGCTGGAGGCCTGGGCATCAATCTGGCCACTGCTGACACTGTCATCATCTTTGATTCTGACTGGAACCCCCATAATGACATTCAG GCCTTTAGCCGGGCTCATCGGATTGGCCAGGCCAACAAAGTGATGATTTACCGGTTTGTGACTCGTGCGTCAGTGGAAGAGCGAATCACACAAGTGGCCAAAAGAAAGATGATGCTGACACACCTGGTTGTGCGGCCTGGGCTGGGCTCCAAGGCAGGCTCCATGTCTAAGCAGGAGCTTGACGACATTCTCAAATTTGGCACTGAAGAGCTGTTCAAGGATGAAAACGAGG GGGAGAACAAGGAGGAAGACAGCAGTGTGATTCATTATGACAATGAGGCCATCGCTCGGCTGTTGGACCGGAACCAGGATGCAACTGAGGACACTGACGTGCAGAACATGAATGAGTATCTCAGCTCCTTCAAAGTGGCACAGTACGTCGTGCGGGAAGAAGACAAG ATTGAGGAAATTGAGCGAGAGATCATCAAGCAGGAGGAGAATGTGGACCCTGACTACTGGGAGAAGCTGCTGAGGCATCACTATGAGCAACAGCAGGAAGACCTAGCCCGGAATCTAGGCAAGGGCAAGCGGGTTCGCAAGCAAGTTAACTACAATGATGCTGCTCAGGAAGACCAAG ACAACCAGTCAGAGTACTCGGTGGGTtcagaggaggaggatgaagactTCGATGAACGTCCTGAAG GGCGTAGACAGTCAAAGAGGCAGCTCCGGAATGAGAAAGATAAGCCACTGCCTCCACTGCTGGCCCGAGTCGGGGGCAACATTGAG GTGCTAGGCTTCAATACCCGTCAGCGGAAGGCTTTCCTCAATGCCGTGATGCGCTGGGGGATGCCACCACAGGATGCCTTCACCACACAGTGGCTGGTGCGGGACCTGAGGGGCAAGACTGAGAAGGAGTTTAA GGCCTATGTATCTTTGTTCATGCGCCATCTGTGTGAGCCTGGGGCAGACGGCTCTGAAACCTTTGCCGATGGGGTCCCTCGGGAGGGACTGAGTCGCCAGCAGGTGCTGACCCGCATTGGAGTCATGTCTCTCGTCAAGAAGAAG GTGCAGGAATTTGAGCACATCAATGGGCGTTGGTCAATGCCAGAACTGATGCCCGACCCCAGTGCTGACTCTAAGCGCTCCTCCAGAGCCTCCTCTCCTACCAAAACGTCTCCCACCACTCCTGAGGCTTCTGCTACCAACAGTCCCTGCACCTCTAAACCTG CTACTCCAGCTCCAAGTGAGAAAGGAGAAGGCATAAGGACTCCTCTTGAGAAGGAGGAAGCTGAAAACCAGGAGGAAAAGCCAGAGAAGAACAGCAGAATTGGGGAGAAGATGGACACAGAG GTTGatgcccccagcccagccccatcaCTCGGGGAGCGGCTGGAGCCAAGGAAGATTCCTCTAGAGGATGAGGTGCCAGGGGTACCTGGAGAGATGGAGCTTGAACCTGGGTACCGTGGGGACAGAGAGAAGTCAG CCACAGAGTCGACGCCAGGAGAAAGGGGGGAGGAGAAGCCGATGGATGGACAGGAACACAGGGAGAGGCCGGAGGGGGAAACAGGGGATTTGGGCAAGAGAG CAGAAGATGTAAAAGGTGACCGGGAGCTTCGACCAGGGCCTCGAGATGAGCCACGGTCCAATGGGCGACgagaggaaaagacagagaagcCCCGGTTCATGTTCAATATCGCAGATGGTGGCTTCACAG AGCTTCACACACTGTGGCAGAATGAGGAACGGGCAGCTATTTCCTCGGGCAAACTCAATGAGATCTGGCACAGAAGACACGACTACTGGCTTCTGGCTGGGATTGTCCT CCATGGCTATGCACGGTGGCAGGACATCCAGAATGATGCTCAATTTGCCATTATCAACGAGCCATTTAAAACTGAAGCCAATAAGGGGAACTTTCTGGAGATGAAAAATAAGTTCCTGGCCCGGAGGTTCAAG CTCCTGGAGCAGGCGCTGGTGATTGAGGAGCAGCTGCGGCGGGCGGCCTACCTGAACCTGTCACAGGAGCCGGCGCACCCCGCCATGGCCCTCCACGCCCGCTTCGCCGAGGCCGAGTGCCTGGCCGAGAGCCACCAGCACCTCTCCAAGGAGTCGCTGGCGGGGAACAAGCCGGCCAACGCCGTCCTGCACAAGGGTAAGGGCCGCGGCGGCCCCGCGCGGGGGAGGGCCCACAACGCTGC TTCTGAACCAGCTGGAGGAGTTGCTGAGCGACATGAAGGCGGACGTGACCCGCCTGCCAGCCACGCTATCCCGAATACCCCCCATCGCAGCCCGCCTTCAGATGTCCGAGCGCAGCATCCTCAGCCGGCTGGCCAGCAAGGGCACGGAGCCTCACCCCACACCG GCCTTCCCCCCGGGTCCCTACGCTACACCTCCGGGGTACGGGGCAGCCTTCAGCGCCGCACCCGTAGGGGCCCTGGCCGCCGCAGGCGCCAATTACAGCCAGATGCCTGCAGGGTCCTTCATCACAG CCGCCACCAACGGCCCTCCAGTGCTggtgaagaaggagaaggaaatggTGGGGGCATTGGTGTCAGACGGGCTGGATCGGAAGGAGCCCCGAGCCGGGGAGGTGATCTGTATAGACGACTGACTGGATCCCAGGCCTGCCCTTCACCCAGGCCCCGTCCCCGAGGCCGACCCCCAGCTCAAGTGCTGGGGCCTGCTGCCAGCCCTCCACCTTCCCCACCCCTTGGGCCATCACTGGGCTAG